One part of the Brevundimonas sp. NIBR11 genome encodes these proteins:
- a CDS encoding DUF2213 domain-containing protein — MQLFDAVTLGEPRLTRDGYLVADAKIARTGIQIYSGKEVDPENKQGYRDRAVVRVFRPESEVFSTDALASFAHRPVTNDHPAEAVSAANWRDHSVGMTGNEIARDGDYIRVPMVVMDSAAVAAWKDGKRELSCGYESKIVFDAGTTPDGQAYDAIQTNIRGNHLAIVARGRAGSECRIGDQDAPERGRSPASLNHGDRHMTLKTITVDGLPVETTDAGIAAIEKLRGLLTVADTARATAVSDHAAAIAAKDKELAEKDDEIEKLKKKVVEDAALDALVADRAAVVTKAKALKADVVTDGKSIEQIKRDVLGDAVKEKSADYVDAAWDLKAADTANDSIRDAVRHQDQSTNDAWNDSVFAAAGVDQKKAA, encoded by the coding sequence ATGCAACTGTTTGACGCCGTCACCCTCGGCGAGCCCAGGCTCACGCGGGACGGATACCTCGTGGCCGATGCCAAGATCGCTCGGACCGGAATCCAGATCTACTCGGGCAAGGAAGTCGATCCAGAGAACAAGCAGGGCTACCGCGACCGTGCGGTTGTGCGGGTCTTCCGGCCTGAAAGCGAGGTCTTCTCGACCGACGCTCTCGCCAGCTTTGCGCACCGCCCGGTCACAAACGACCACCCCGCTGAGGCCGTCTCCGCCGCCAACTGGCGCGACCACAGCGTAGGCATGACCGGCAACGAGATCGCCCGAGACGGCGACTACATCCGCGTCCCGATGGTCGTGATGGACTCCGCCGCTGTCGCCGCCTGGAAAGACGGCAAGCGCGAACTGTCCTGCGGCTACGAGAGCAAGATCGTCTTCGACGCAGGCACGACGCCCGATGGGCAGGCCTACGATGCCATCCAGACCAACATCCGAGGAAACCACCTCGCCATCGTGGCGCGAGGCCGGGCCGGATCGGAATGCCGCATCGGGGATCAGGACGCCCCCGAACGCGGTCGCTCCCCTGCGTCCCTCAACCATGGAGACCGTCATATGACGCTCAAGACCATTACCGTGGACGGCCTCCCGGTCGAGACCACGGACGCCGGCATCGCAGCGATCGAGAAGCTGCGCGGCCTGCTCACTGTCGCCGACACGGCCCGGGCCACGGCCGTCAGCGATCACGCCGCCGCCATAGCCGCCAAGGACAAGGAACTGGCGGAGAAGGACGACGAGATCGAGAAGCTGAAGAAGAAGGTGGTCGAAGACGCTGCCCTCGACGCTCTGGTCGCCGACCGCGCCGCTGTCGTCACCAAGGCAAAGGCGCTGAAGGCTGATGTCGTCACCGACGGCAAATCGATCGAGCAGATCAAGCGCGATGTCCTTGGCGACGCCGTCAAGGAGAAGTCGGCGGACTACGTCGATGCAGCCTGGGATCTGAAGGCGGCCGACACGGCCAACGACAGCATCCGTGACGCCGTCCGTCACCAGGACCAATCCACCAACGATGCCTGGAACGACAGCGTCTTCGCTGCGGCGGGCGTCGATCAGAAGAAGGCGGCCTAA
- a CDS encoding head decoration protein, with protein MALIETRGTANFLVSEANGMYRSRDAVTVAAGAAPGLLAGTILGKLTSGGNYVAYAPGGSDGSQTIAGILWEAAVGTVKKTVVTRDAEVNGAHLIYQSGANDAAKATANAALKALGIIVR; from the coding sequence ATGGCTCTCATCGAAACGCGGGGCACCGCCAACTTCCTCGTCTCCGAGGCAAACGGTATGTATCGCTCGCGCGATGCGGTCACCGTCGCCGCCGGCGCCGCGCCTGGTCTCCTGGCCGGCACGATCCTTGGCAAGCTGACCTCGGGCGGCAACTACGTTGCCTATGCTCCGGGCGGCTCCGACGGCTCCCAGACCATCGCCGGCATCCTGTGGGAAGCCGCCGTCGGCACGGTCAAGAAGACCGTCGTCACCCGCGACGCCGAAGTGAACGGCGCTCATCTCATCTATCAGTCCGGCGCCAATGACGCTGCGAAGGCCACGGCCAACGCTGCGCTCAAGGCCCTCGGCATCATCGTCCGATAA
- a CDS encoding major capsid protein, whose translation MASMDIFNSSAFSMTSLTGAVRKVGFKPQLLGELGIFEPMPVRTRTVFVDRREDKLVLIPSSPVGAPPKELVVDPRNAVPLKTTRLAEGFTLYAEELQGIRAFGTDSEFAQVQTEYLKRMASVRDDMELTHEFHRLGALQGLLLDADGTSVIYNYFTEFGVAEPTEIDFDLDNASPAQGAIRLKSAALIRSMRRSAGGSFTPGTTIHALAGDAFFDALVTSAEVEKSYLNWAAAADLRTDKSFTAFTYAGITYHNYQGTDDNSTVAIPTDKAKFFPVGAKDVFKKAMAPAEFGPYVNTLGQDTYAMNIVDRDRQAFTRGELYSYPLYFCQRPDVLRTARRT comes from the coding sequence ATGGCATCGATGGACATCTTCAACTCGTCTGCCTTCTCGATGACGTCCCTCACGGGCGCCGTCCGGAAGGTGGGCTTCAAGCCCCAGCTGCTGGGTGAGCTGGGCATATTCGAGCCCATGCCCGTCCGCACCCGCACGGTCTTCGTCGACCGCCGGGAGGACAAGCTGGTCCTGATTCCGTCCAGCCCGGTCGGCGCTCCGCCGAAGGAGCTGGTGGTCGATCCCCGCAACGCCGTGCCTCTGAAGACCACCCGCCTGGCTGAGGGCTTCACGCTCTACGCCGAAGAACTGCAGGGCATCCGCGCCTTTGGTACGGACTCCGAGTTCGCCCAGGTCCAAACCGAATACCTGAAGCGCATGGCGTCGGTTCGTGACGACATGGAACTGACCCACGAGTTCCACCGCCTCGGCGCCCTGCAGGGCCTGCTGCTGGACGCGGACGGCACCTCGGTGATTTACAACTACTTCACCGAGTTCGGCGTCGCCGAGCCGACCGAGATCGATTTCGATCTGGACAACGCATCCCCGGCCCAAGGCGCGATTCGTCTGAAGTCTGCGGCGCTGATCCGGTCGATGCGTCGTTCGGCGGGCGGTTCGTTCACCCCGGGCACCACGATCCACGCCCTGGCCGGCGATGCGTTCTTCGACGCGCTCGTCACCAGCGCCGAGGTCGAGAAGTCCTACCTCAACTGGGCTGCCGCCGCGGACCTCCGCACCGACAAGTCCTTCACGGCCTTCACCTACGCCGGGATCACCTACCACAACTACCAGGGCACAGACGACAACTCGACCGTCGCCATCCCCACCGACAAGGCGAAGTTCTTCCCCGTCGGCGCCAAGGACGTGTTCAAGAAGGCCATGGCTCCGGCCGAGTTCGGCCCTTACGTGAATACGCTGGGTCAGGACACCTACGCGATGAACATCGTGGACCGTGACCGTCAGGCGTTCACGCGCGGCGAGCTCTACAGCTACCCGCTGTACTTCTGCCAGCGTCCCGACGTCCTGCGCACCGCCCGGAGAACCTGA
- a CDS encoding DnaT-like ssDNA-binding protein: protein MAGHGTPEGFTTWLAARGHDLPDDAPSPAILLQRADDYLDAVYGARLANTEPSDALSLALERAAYAAAWHEAQNPGSLSVSVVASQQVKREKIDVIEAEYFQGTGGALATATPQLSLVDGILTPFLDKPGLPTIFVV from the coding sequence ATGGCCGGGCATGGAACACCAGAGGGCTTCACAACGTGGCTCGCAGCTCGCGGCCACGACCTGCCCGACGACGCCCCCAGCCCGGCCATTCTTCTCCAACGTGCCGACGACTATCTTGACGCGGTCTACGGCGCGCGGCTGGCAAACACCGAGCCGTCCGACGCCCTGAGCCTCGCCCTGGAGCGGGCAGCCTACGCCGCTGCATGGCATGAAGCCCAGAACCCCGGCTCCCTGTCGGTCTCCGTGGTCGCCTCCCAGCAGGTGAAGCGCGAGAAGATCGACGTCATCGAGGCCGAATATTTCCAAGGGACCGGCGGTGCGCTGGCCACGGCCACGCCGCAACTGTCGTTAGTGGACGGCATTCTCACCCCGTTCCTCGACAAGCCCGGCCTACCCACCATCTTCGTGGTCTGA
- a CDS encoding phage minor head protein, translating into MARTRAQRQVYADLLERYGRAVADAFFRAIDDIRKAASLQAVTAAIEAGDIEGALDALDIDPAAFNDMLDRIKDAQTAGGNAATEAMPKRGRDGTALQVRFDGRAYAAEAWLRQHSSELISRTTTDMRAAARASLTDNLARGRNPRQAALDIVGRLNRVTGKREGGVLGLSAPQEAYVRSAREELASADPAALRHYLTRTRRDRRFDRTVTKAIREGVAPPKEIAARALTAYERRLLQLRGETIARVETMTALQRGKRQAFEQAIAAGKISEADVRKAWRSAGDLRVRHTHVMLNGDSAGFNEPFRSASGSLMQHPMDQSLGAGPDEIVGCRCDCEYQIDFYANLR; encoded by the coding sequence ATGGCCAGAACCCGGGCGCAACGGCAGGTCTATGCCGACCTGCTGGAGCGCTATGGGCGGGCCGTCGCTGATGCGTTCTTTCGGGCCATTGACGACATCCGGAAGGCCGCATCTCTCCAGGCGGTGACCGCAGCGATCGAAGCCGGCGACATCGAGGGCGCGCTCGACGCATTGGACATCGATCCGGCGGCGTTCAACGACATGCTGGACCGGATCAAGGACGCTCAGACCGCAGGAGGCAACGCCGCGACCGAGGCGATGCCGAAACGCGGGCGGGACGGAACAGCGCTGCAAGTTCGCTTCGATGGCCGGGCATACGCCGCTGAGGCCTGGCTCCGGCAGCACTCATCGGAATTGATTAGCCGGACCACGACCGACATGCGCGCCGCCGCTCGCGCCTCGCTCACCGACAATCTGGCCCGGGGTCGCAATCCCCGACAGGCCGCACTTGACATCGTCGGGCGCCTCAACCGGGTGACCGGCAAGCGCGAGGGTGGCGTCTTGGGCCTATCAGCACCTCAGGAGGCCTATGTCCGATCCGCCCGGGAAGAGCTGGCGTCCGCGGATCCTGCGGCCCTCCGGCACTATCTGACTCGGACCCGTCGGGATCGGCGCTTCGACCGGACCGTGACCAAGGCGATCCGCGAGGGCGTCGCCCCGCCGAAGGAGATCGCGGCGCGGGCGCTCACTGCCTACGAGCGTCGCCTCCTCCAGCTTCGCGGCGAGACCATCGCCCGGGTCGAGACCATGACCGCCCTGCAGCGCGGCAAGCGGCAGGCGTTCGAACAGGCGATCGCGGCCGGGAAAATCAGCGAGGCTGACGTTCGGAAGGCCTGGCGCTCGGCCGGCGACCTTCGCGTCCGCCACACCCACGTGATGCTCAACGGGGACAGCGCGGGCTTCAACGAGCCGTTCAGGTCTGCCTCGGGCTCGCTGATGCAGCATCCCATGGATCAAAGCCTGGGCGCCGGCCCTGACGAGATCGTGGGCTGCCGCTGCGACTGCGAATATCAGATCGACTTCTACGCCAACCTGAGGTGA
- a CDS encoding phage tail terminator-like protein — MADPAVVTALLLQQCESLVISSPAMPIAYPDVAFSPPADGKYLRVELFKNAPFWEGLASGRIDQGLLQIMVVWPRNRGIIKPAEVAALVEEHFKKGTRMTGSGVTVKVNREPYSSSPITSPDKSETPVTIPWIAV; from the coding sequence ATGGCCGATCCCGCCGTCGTCACAGCGCTCCTGCTGCAGCAATGCGAGTCCCTCGTTATCTCGTCGCCGGCCATGCCGATCGCCTACCCTGACGTCGCCTTTTCGCCGCCGGCTGATGGCAAGTACCTCCGCGTCGAACTCTTCAAGAATGCACCGTTCTGGGAGGGCCTCGCGTCCGGCCGGATCGACCAGGGGCTGCTTCAGATCATGGTCGTCTGGCCGCGCAATCGTGGGATCATCAAGCCCGCCGAAGTCGCCGCCCTCGTCGAGGAGCACTTCAAGAAGGGCACTCGGATGACGGGCTCTGGCGTGACCGTGAAGGTCAACCGGGAGCCCTACTCCAGCTCTCCGATCACGAGTCCGGACAAGTCCGAGACGCCCGTCACCATTCCGTGGATCGCAGTCTAG
- a CDS encoding phage tail length tape measure family protein yields MTDLANLGIRIESQEADVADKRLDDLAASADRAEKSVDSLAMAARRADGATSTMNVAVREQGRMLNVSRNAMGLTAAEGLNLSRQFADIGVTAAMGMNPLMIALQQGPQLLDIFQVAAVRTGMTVRATMMAAATGAWALVAPFAPLIATVALAGAAIGGVLALSARSANKEFGDLKDGLGLTDDQLKKVKDSTISLGDIVVATFQEVGEAIMDAFDGPIKSAQKQTTSFLDELKANTIKELKAVVGAFVGSYDVIRGTWRMLPAAIGDAAVTAANIVIRSVEGIVNGAASGINRVLAGIRALGAINPTFAWASAIRDIGSVSLNGLANPYGGAMNAIGAAGQNLYADGNARGAGYVDAGIDAVGRRARDNEVANIRRQAGDSGDTDAQRAARAAREVSETMWAMERIDLQPLNIQLIELVDPLKLIADEARLINGLAQESAQGLAEAFGESGRALGDLLVGMTAYQSRIAEINLAEKEHHLSAMQAERERAYAQVANYGDMLSAAKGFFQEGSEGYRFLQAAEAAYRVFQFAMSVQAMAQTAAETAASVAASGTKAAASTAAGAAKMFETLGPYAFPIVAAMVALLASLGMRGGGGGGSSKAVSASVGTSQGMNQQADQNRTLFASAVAQQVEVKVTADRDGLNAYVQQTAGEVARPMIAQGMAAAAGATRAQVFSDLDKSRTYDRTAG; encoded by the coding sequence ATGACTGACCTCGCCAACCTCGGCATCCGCATCGAAAGCCAGGAAGCCGATGTCGCCGACAAGCGCCTCGACGACCTGGCGGCCTCGGCGGACCGGGCCGAGAAGAGCGTCGACTCCCTCGCGATGGCGGCTCGCCGGGCCGATGGTGCGACCTCGACCATGAACGTCGCCGTTCGGGAACAGGGCCGCATGCTCAACGTCTCGCGCAACGCCATGGGGCTGACGGCAGCGGAAGGCCTCAACCTGTCTCGCCAGTTCGCCGACATTGGCGTCACGGCCGCCATGGGCATGAACCCGCTGATGATCGCTCTTCAGCAGGGGCCGCAGCTGCTGGATATCTTCCAAGTCGCCGCCGTCCGAACGGGGATGACGGTTCGAGCCACGATGATGGCCGCAGCTACCGGCGCTTGGGCTCTGGTCGCACCCTTTGCACCTCTGATCGCCACGGTCGCTCTGGCGGGCGCTGCTATTGGCGGAGTCCTCGCCCTCTCTGCTCGCTCGGCGAACAAGGAGTTTGGCGACTTGAAGGACGGGCTGGGTCTGACCGACGACCAGCTGAAGAAGGTCAAGGACTCGACCATCAGTTTGGGGGACATCGTTGTCGCGACGTTCCAGGAAGTCGGCGAAGCGATCATGGACGCCTTCGACGGGCCGATTAAGTCAGCCCAGAAGCAGACGACATCTTTCCTTGACGAGCTGAAGGCGAACACGATCAAGGAACTGAAGGCCGTCGTCGGCGCATTCGTCGGATCCTACGATGTGATCCGGGGGACGTGGCGCATGCTCCCCGCCGCCATCGGCGATGCCGCGGTCACGGCGGCCAACATTGTGATCCGATCGGTCGAGGGGATCGTCAACGGCGCCGCGTCTGGCATCAACCGAGTCCTTGCGGGCATCCGCGCGCTCGGCGCGATCAACCCAACCTTCGCTTGGGCGTCGGCAATCCGGGACATCGGATCAGTGAGCCTGAACGGGCTGGCGAACCCCTATGGAGGGGCCATGAATGCCATCGGCGCTGCGGGCCAGAACCTCTACGCCGATGGCAATGCGCGGGGCGCGGGCTATGTCGATGCTGGGATCGACGCCGTCGGCAGGCGGGCTCGCGACAATGAGGTCGCGAACATCCGGCGGCAGGCTGGGGACTCCGGCGACACTGACGCCCAGCGGGCAGCGCGTGCTGCTCGGGAAGTCAGTGAAACGATGTGGGCGATGGAGCGCATCGACCTCCAACCCCTGAACATCCAACTGATCGAGCTCGTCGATCCTCTCAAGCTGATCGCCGACGAGGCTCGCCTGATCAATGGGCTGGCTCAAGAGTCGGCGCAGGGCCTGGCCGAGGCATTCGGTGAGAGCGGCCGCGCGCTGGGCGACCTCCTGGTCGGCATGACCGCGTATCAGTCTCGCATCGCTGAGATCAATCTGGCGGAGAAGGAGCACCACCTCAGCGCCATGCAGGCCGAGCGCGAGCGGGCTTATGCTCAGGTCGCCAACTACGGCGACATGCTGAGCGCGGCCAAAGGCTTCTTCCAGGAAGGTTCGGAGGGCTATCGGTTCCTGCAGGCAGCGGAAGCCGCCTACCGCGTCTTCCAGTTCGCGATGTCGGTTCAGGCGATGGCCCAGACCGCAGCGGAGACGGCGGCCAGCGTGGCGGCAAGCGGCACCAAGGCGGCAGCCTCGACGGCGGCCGGCGCTGCGAAGATGTTCGAAACGCTGGGCCCGTACGCCTTCCCGATCGTCGCCGCGATGGTCGCTCTCCTGGCCTCTCTTGGGATGCGTGGCGGCGGTGGCGGCGGCTCTTCCAAGGCAGTGAGCGCTTCGGTGGGCACCTCGCAGGGAATGAACCAGCAGGCCGATCAGAACCGGACCCTCTTCGCTTCGGCTGTGGCTCAACAGGTTGAGGTAAAAGTCACGGCCGACCGGGATGGTCTGAACGCCTACGTTCAACAGACGGCCGGCGAGGTTGCCCGCCCGATGATCGCGCAAGGCATGGCCGCCGCCGCCGGCGCCACCCGGGCCCAGGTATTCTCCGACCTCGACAAGAGCCGAACCTATGATCGAACGGCTGGCTGA